The Equus przewalskii isolate Varuska chromosome 8, EquPr2, whole genome shotgun sequence genome has a window encoding:
- the C8H8orf33 gene encoding UPF0488 protein C8orf33 homolog: protein MEALERPPRETAAAPGAGTPARSDAASRARPGGAEGDAASRKQKKKKKTWSGASVANGGSKASEKPAPEEAPLSAEAQAEQLARELAWCVEQLELGLKTQRPSPRQKEQAVGAIRALRSERTPLPRKRQLMRSLFGDYRAQMESEWREALRALRTAAHSAQVQPVGAAARKKNGRVCRPRLARGVKAPLDTPDEEFRFNFF from the exons ATGGAG gcCCTAGAACGTCCTCCTCGGGAGACGGCGGCGGCCCCAGGCGCAG GAACCCCAGCGCGCAGCGACGCCGCCTCGAGGGCGCGCCCCGGCGGCGCTGAAGGCGACGCGGCCTCtaggaagcaaaagaagaaaaagaaaacctggagCGGGGCCTCCGTAGCGAATGGCGGCAGCAAGGCCTCAGAAAAGCCCGCCCCGGAGGAAGCTCCCCTAAGCGCGGAGGCCCAG GCAGAGCAGCTGGCCCGGGAGCTGGCGTGGTGCGTGGAGCAGCTGGAGCTGGGCCTCAAGACGCAGAGACCCAGCCCGAGACAGA AAGAGCAGGCTGTTGGGGCAATCCGAGCCCTGCGCAGCGAAAGAACCCCCCTGCCCCGGAAGAGGCAGCTGATGCGCTCCTTGTTTGGGGACTACAGGGCGCAGATGGAAAGCGAGTGGCGCGAGGCGCTGCGGGCCCTCAGGACTG CAGCCCACTCAGCCCAGGTGCAGCCCGTGGGTGCTGCCGccagaaagaagaatggaaggGTCTGCAGGCCTCGCCTAGCAAGGGGAGTCAAGGCACCCCTGGACACTCCTGATGAAGAGTTTAGGTTCAATTTCTTTTAG